A portion of the Paucilactobacillus hokkaidonensis JCM 18461 genome contains these proteins:
- a CDS encoding PH domain-containing protein, translating to MAKVCAVCGKRLKLLDQNVKFTDGYVGEECYQKVGMKNSMSDINWANTHSITEIAQAIQNNETIDTKALLKAAKDSNNAEKQQKIDNILNQFKEAGVTDTFGTKKEINALPDILGENEIIRYATSGLVDGNTILMICTDLRIVFIDKGLVYGIKSTEIPLDMVNSANYEKGMLLGKISIVNGAVTTIVDNVNKNTASKMVDIIKQARLDLINKEKQPVMTAKTEQTLSDKLKALKSLLDQGILTQDEFDAKKKQLLGI from the coding sequence ATGGCAAAAGTATGTGCTGTATGTGGAAAACGATTAAAATTATTAGATCAAAATGTAAAATTTACTGATGGATATGTTGGTGAAGAGTGTTACCAAAAAGTTGGAATGAAAAACAGCATGTCAGATATCAACTGGGCAAACACACATAGTATCACTGAAATAGCTCAAGCAATTCAAAATAATGAAACTATTGATACAAAAGCGCTATTAAAAGCAGCCAAAGACTCTAATAATGCTGAAAAGCAACAAAAAATAGATAATATATTAAACCAATTCAAAGAAGCTGGTGTTACCGATACCTTTGGTACAAAAAAAGAAATTAATGCTTTACCTGATATATTGGGTGAAAACGAGATCATCAGATATGCAACCAGTGGCCTAGTAGATGGCAATACAATTCTTATGATTTGCACTGACTTACGCATCGTTTTTATTGATAAGGGCTTAGTTTATGGTATTAAATCAACAGAGATTCCTTTAGACATGGTGAACTCTGCAAACTACGAAAAAGGTATGTTATTAGGAAAAATTTCAATTGTAAATGGTGCCGTTACTACTATAGTTGATAACGTGAATAAAAATACCGCTTCAAAAATGGTAGATATAATTAAACAGGCTAGGCTTGATTTAATTAATAAAGAAAAACAACCTGTCATGACTGCTAAAACAGAACAAACATTATCCGACAAATTAAAAGCACTAAAATCATTACTAGATCAAGGCATTCTTACGCAGGATGAATTTGATGCCAAGAAGAAACAATTATTAGGAATTTAA
- a CDS encoding tyrosine-type recombinase/integrase yields MKYLDEQKLKRDPRVRSYKTKDGDKRYRVRFKKTILGNQLLFEKQGLKNSRLATQWADEAIHQAMLNNGTAKHVSVQEYFNLWRKRHTDVNDWKPDTIRDYDMIFNNHILPRYGNTKLEDINRNEFQEYLNSLYEIERVGKSSTKIGYSSKTISTIKHNFSIMLNEAVEDELIPINRIKRCRVKDTDKHKRNLSITEDKYFEAIDAANRVLDPIGLGMFYLSLLALRHGEIMGIQPQYVFLDHVQVEISRTLAAPDGNTLKNKRSYRDVPITPKVHKILQNAINASRQIYLECDKQLKKDSFIFVNRDARPMNYTTINHHFDLVSDEIGFHIYPHLMRHAFATFAMPQAADPVDVQNIMGHSHLDMTLKYDTGTEKRAKEIVKNMSVFG; encoded by the coding sequence ATGAAATATTTAGATGAACAAAAATTGAAACGTGATCCACGAGTTAGAAGCTATAAAACTAAAGATGGTGACAAACGTTATCGTGTTAGATTTAAGAAAACAATTCTAGGCAATCAACTTTTATTCGAAAAACAAGGTTTAAAAAATTCACGACTAGCTACCCAATGGGCTGATGAAGCAATTCATCAGGCAATGTTAAACAATGGAACCGCCAAACATGTCAGTGTTCAAGAATACTTTAATCTTTGGCGAAAACGGCATACAGACGTAAACGATTGGAAGCCAGACACTATCCGTGACTATGACATGATTTTTAATAATCACATTTTGCCACGATACGGTAATACTAAATTGGAAGACATCAATCGTAATGAGTTCCAAGAATATTTGAATTCATTATACGAAATCGAACGTGTTGGTAAATCGTCAACTAAGATTGGTTACTCGTCTAAGACGATTAGTACTATCAAACATAATTTTAGTATTATGCTAAACGAAGCCGTAGAAGATGAGTTAATCCCAATCAATCGAATTAAACGCTGTCGTGTCAAAGATACTGATAAACACAAACGCAACTTATCGATTACCGAAGATAAGTATTTTGAGGCCATAGACGCAGCCAATCGGGTATTAGACCCAATTGGTCTTGGAATGTTTTACCTGTCCCTATTGGCACTCAGACACGGTGAAATTATGGGCATACAACCTCAATATGTATTCTTGGACCATGTTCAAGTGGAAATATCCAGAACCCTTGCAGCACCAGACGGGAATACACTAAAAAATAAGCGTTCATACCGTGATGTTCCAATTACCCCCAAAGTACACAAGATTTTACAGAATGCGATTAATGCTTCACGTCAAATTTATTTGGAGTGTGATAAGCAATTAAAAAAAGACTCCTTTATTTTTGTTAATCGTGATGCCAGACCAATGAACTATACAACTATCAACCATCATTTTGATTTAGTCTCTGATGAAATTGGATTCCACATCTATCCACATTTAATGCGACATGCATTTGCTACTTTTGCAATGCCACAAGCTGCTGATCCGGTTGATGTTCAAAATATTATGGGACATTCGCATCTTGATATGACACTCAAATATGACACAGGTACGGAAAAACGAGCAAAGGAAATAGTAAAAAATATGTCCGTGTTTGGGTAA
- a CDS encoding adaptor protein MecA, producing the protein MEMERINENTIRVLIGNDDLTQRGITVLDLLGNHQQIESFFYSILEEVDTEHQFQDNDSVTFQVLPNRNGLELFISKNGIDEEVIADQADDAQELQTDDISDFLKRQLEQTDGKHADQRKSAVGNDELDSAVNDQELEKSVTVIKLADFENMVQIARILHLENAISNLYTYRDSYYLEIIFFVDQTTPETIKDELAVAYEYGDKAAVTSDVLNEHGKKVMDNSALELTRFYFSK; encoded by the coding sequence ATGGAAATGGAACGAATTAACGAGAATACAATTCGTGTATTGATCGGGAATGACGATTTAACTCAACGCGGTATTACCGTGCTTGATTTATTAGGTAATCACCAACAGATTGAGAGTTTCTTCTACAGCATTTTAGAAGAAGTTGATACTGAACATCAGTTTCAAGATAATGATTCGGTCACTTTTCAGGTACTACCAAACCGTAATGGATTGGAATTGTTTATTAGTAAGAACGGAATTGATGAAGAAGTTATTGCTGATCAGGCAGACGATGCTCAAGAGTTGCAGACAGATGATATTTCAGATTTCTTAAAACGACAACTAGAACAAACGGATGGTAAGCATGCTGATCAGCGCAAGAGTGCCGTTGGCAACGATGAATTAGACTCCGCAGTAAATGATCAAGAATTAGAAAAAAGTGTCACTGTGATTAAGCTAGCCGATTTTGAGAATATGGTTCAAATTGCGCGTATATTGCATTTAGAAAACGCAATTTCTAATTTATATACTTATCGGGATTCTTATTATTTGGAAATTATTTTCTTTGTTGACCAAACTACGCCAGAGACGATTAAAGATGAATTGGCAGTTGCCTATGAATATGGAGATAAGGCCGCTGTTACGTCAGACGTTTTGAATGAACATGGCAAGAAGGTTATGGACAATTCAGCTCTTGAGTTGACGCGTTTTTATTTTTCTAAGTGA
- the spxA gene encoding transcriptional regulator SpxA, which produces MVTLYTSPSCTSCRKARAWLQENNIPYKERNLFSEPLSMDEIKTILRMTEDGTEEIISKRSKAFQKLHVDLDDLPMKTLYELIQKNPGLLRRPIIIDDKRLQVGYNEDEIRRFLPREVRALELAEAQRQANLF; this is translated from the coding sequence ATGGTTACACTTTATACATCTCCAAGTTGCACATCTTGTCGTAAAGCGCGTGCTTGGCTACAAGAAAATAACATTCCTTATAAGGAACGAAATCTTTTTTCTGAACCATTGTCAATGGATGAAATTAAAACAATTCTTCGAATGACTGAAGATGGAACAGAAGAGATTATTTCTAAACGATCAAAAGCCTTTCAAAAATTACACGTCGATTTAGACGATTTGCCGATGAAAACTTTATATGAATTGATTCAAAAAAATCCTGGATTATTACGCCGTCCAATAATTATTGACGATAAACGACTTCAGGTGGGTTATAATGAAGATGAAATTCGGCGGTTCTTACCGCGTGAAGTACGTGCATTAGAGTTAGCTGAAGCACAACGACAGGCCAACTTGTTTTAA
- a CDS encoding MBL fold metallo-hydrolase, protein MKITVLGFYGGYPYDNQATSGYLIQTKNYNLLLDCGSGVLLKLEQVIDPLQLNAVILSHYHADHIADVGVLQHYWQLNPGVKRQPMLPIYGHNKDQDNFAKLNWPNSTFAAAYDPNQTLKLGPFDVTFLETKHPVTAYAMRFTERETQRSFVFTADTAYISAMIGFADQTDLLITDTNFLDEPNGPKWHLTAAESGTIAVKARVKQLLLSHLPQNIQPDKLVSVAKEIVPSDLIVNYASTGKVIEI, encoded by the coding sequence TTGAAAATTACAGTTCTAGGATTTTATGGTGGTTATCCATATGATAATCAGGCTACCTCTGGCTATTTGATTCAGACCAAGAATTATAATTTACTATTAGATTGTGGGAGCGGGGTATTACTAAAATTGGAACAGGTGATTGACCCGTTGCAATTAAATGCAGTAATTTTATCTCATTATCATGCGGATCATATTGCTGATGTAGGAGTATTACAACATTATTGGCAATTAAATCCAGGAGTTAAAAGACAACCAATGTTACCAATTTATGGTCACAATAAAGATCAAGATAACTTCGCAAAACTAAATTGGCCTAATTCAACATTTGCTGCAGCGTATGACCCAAACCAGACTTTAAAGTTAGGACCATTTGACGTTACTTTTTTAGAAACCAAGCATCCCGTCACCGCCTATGCAATGAGATTTACAGAACGAGAAACACAGCGTAGTTTTGTATTTACTGCAGATACAGCTTATATTTCTGCAATGATTGGATTTGCTGATCAAACAGATTTATTAATTACTGATACTAATTTTTTAGATGAGCCTAATGGTCCTAAATGGCATCTAACTGCGGCAGAGTCAGGTACAATTGCTGTAAAAGCACGGGTGAAACAATTATTATTATCGCATTTACCGCAAAATATTCAGCCAGATAAGTTGGTTAGTGTTGCAAAAGAGATAGTACCTAGCGATCTGATTGTGAACTATGCGTCTACTGGGAAGGTTATTGAAATCTAG